In one window of Flavobacterium ginsengisoli DNA:
- a CDS encoding polysaccharide lyase, which yields MKNSALFIASSLLFLGSAKCFAQYPKISPEVQAQEKAIKEEAQRLSDEAWEKALVVIEEEARHGKPYIPWAARPTDLPQAEIPAFPGAEGGGMYTFGGRGGKVYTVTSLEDRGPGTLREACEQGGARIVVFNVAGIIRLKSPLIIRAPYITIAGQTAPGDGICVAGESTWIDTHDVVIRHMRFRRGETFVGRRDDAIGGNPVGNIMIDHVSATWGLDENMSIYRHMYNPGPGYPDIKVGTVNITIQNSLFGEALDTYNHAFGSTLGGENCSFMRNMWANNAGRNPSIGWNGIFNFVNNVVFNWYNRSTDGGDYTANYNIINNFYKPGPVTDLTQPISYRILKPESGRSKLPYMVFGRAYVNGNVINGNEKVTKDNWDGGIQIENKKGELMTYDESKDYFAKMKVEKPFPMPWFNKFMTAEESYEFVLKNVGATLPLRDKVDERIVRTVKTGVPEYAKGLEKKTFYQFEHRRLPMDSYKKGIITDISQVGGYPEYKGKPYVDTDKDGMPDAWEKKYGLNPNDPSDAQGDLNGDGYSNIEDYINGVNPAIKVDWKDLANNKETLVRPLLDLK from the coding sequence AGACTTTCTGATGAAGCTTGGGAAAAAGCTTTAGTCGTTATTGAAGAAGAAGCTAGACATGGAAAACCATATATTCCATGGGCAGCAAGACCAACAGATTTACCTCAAGCAGAAATTCCTGCTTTCCCAGGTGCTGAAGGTGGAGGAATGTACACATTCGGTGGTCGTGGCGGAAAAGTTTACACGGTAACGAGTCTAGAAGATCGTGGACCAGGAACTTTACGTGAAGCTTGCGAACAAGGAGGAGCTAGAATAGTGGTATTTAATGTTGCTGGAATTATCAGACTTAAAAGCCCGTTAATCATTCGTGCACCTTATATCACAATTGCTGGACAAACAGCTCCTGGAGATGGAATTTGCGTGGCGGGAGAATCAACTTGGATTGATACTCACGATGTAGTGATTAGACACATGCGTTTCCGTCGCGGAGAAACTTTTGTAGGTCGTCGTGATGATGCTATCGGAGGAAATCCTGTTGGAAATATCATGATCGACCACGTTTCTGCAACTTGGGGATTAGATGAAAATATGTCAATCTACAGACATATGTACAATCCTGGACCAGGTTATCCAGACATTAAAGTGGGAACGGTAAATATTACAATCCAAAACAGTTTGTTTGGAGAAGCTTTAGATACTTACAACCATGCTTTCGGAAGTACTTTAGGTGGTGAAAATTGCTCTTTTATGAGAAATATGTGGGCTAATAATGCAGGAAGAAACCCTTCTATCGGTTGGAACGGAATTTTCAATTTTGTGAATAACGTAGTTTTCAACTGGTACAACAGATCTACAGATGGTGGAGATTACACTGCTAATTACAACATCATCAACAATTTCTACAAACCAGGTCCTGTAACCGATTTAACACAACCAATAAGTTACAGAATTTTAAAACCAGAATCTGGAAGAAGCAAATTGCCTTATATGGTTTTTGGTAGAGCTTATGTAAACGGAAACGTAATTAACGGAAACGAAAAAGTTACTAAAGACAATTGGGACGGAGGTATTCAAATCGAAAATAAAAAAGGTGAGTTAATGACTTATGATGAATCGAAAGACTATTTTGCAAAGATGAAAGTAGAGAAACCTTTCCCAATGCCTTGGTTCAATAAATTCATGACTGCTGAAGAATCTTATGAGTTCGTACTTAAAAACGTTGGGGCAACCTTACCACTTAGAGATAAAGTTGACGAAAGAATTGTAAGAACAGTAAAAACTGGAGTTCCAGAATATGCAAAAGGATTAGAGAAAAAGACTTTCTATCAATTCGAGCACAGAAGGCTTCCAATGGATTCTTATAAAAAAGGAATAATTACAGATATTTCTCAAGTTGGAGGATATCCAGAATACAAAGGAAAACCTTATGTAGATACAGACAAAGACGGAATGCCGGATGCATGGGAGAAAAAATACGGTTTAAACCCGAACGATCCATCTGATGCGCAAGGAGATTTAAACGGAGACGGATATTCAAATATTGAGGATTACATCAACGGTGTAAATCCTGCGATAAAAGTAGACTGGAAAGATTTGGCTAATAACAAAGAAACATTAGTTAGACCTTTATTAGATTTAAAATAA
- a CDS encoding DUF3826 domain-containing protein, translating to MKLIKNIGVLMMFLVFGSNIAQQHLDPEYVKVTNERVAKIVTKLDLKNEAKEKVVSNIIAQQFRDLTEIQDGRDAEIKKVKEDTSLVKEKQNEKIDKLKAKADESIAKLHKSYIKKLGKELSEDKITEVKDGMTYGVLPITVAGYNDMLPNLTAEQKDYIYKALVEAREYAMDAGSSKEKHGWFGKYKGRINNYLSKQGYDLNKESADWHKRIEEREKAKDSTAKE from the coding sequence ATGAAATTAATAAAAAATATAGGTGTTTTAATGATGTTTTTAGTGTTTGGGAGTAATATTGCGCAACAACATTTAGATCCTGAATATGTAAAAGTTACCAACGAAAGAGTCGCGAAAATCGTTACCAAATTAGATTTGAAAAACGAAGCAAAAGAAAAAGTAGTTTCAAATATCATCGCGCAACAATTTAGAGATTTAACTGAAATTCAGGATGGAAGAGATGCTGAAATCAAAAAAGTAAAAGAAGATACTTCTTTAGTTAAAGAAAAGCAAAACGAGAAAATTGATAAACTGAAAGCAAAGGCAGACGAGTCAATTGCAAAACTGCATAAATCTTATATCAAAAAATTAGGTAAAGAATTATCAGAAGATAAAATCACTGAGGTAAAAGACGGAATGACTTATGGAGTGCTTCCTATCACAGTCGCAGGTTACAACGATATGTTGCCAAATTTAACTGCAGAACAAAAAGACTATATCTACAAAGCTTTAGTTGAAGCCAGAGAGTATGCAATGGATGCGGGTTCATCTAAAGAAAAACACGGCTGGTTTGGTAAATACAAAGGAAGAATCAACAATTATTTATCAAAACAAGGTTACGATTTAAATAAAGAAAGTGCTGACTGGCACAAACGTATCGAAGAAAGAGAGAAAGCAAAAGATTCTACTGCAAAAGAATAA
- a CDS encoding polysaccharide lyase: protein MQNIFPNCTLKRTLMAFSFCSLVSSAYAQYPVIPKPVQEKADAILADEEKRLSEIWNANYHIIKEEAKQGKPYLPWAFYPKDFVFADIPAFPGAEGGGAYTQGGRGGKIFVVTSLEDSGKGTFREACEAVGARTIVFNVSGIIQLKKRISMRAPYVTIAGQTAPGDGICIAGETLEIDTHDVIIRHMRFRRGATEVTRRDDALGGNPMGNIIVDHCSVSWGLDENISLYRHQFAANAKSKLEKLPACNITIQNTISSEGLDTYNHAFGSTIGGLNSTFMRNLWADNISRNASIGMYGDFNFVNNVVFNWWNRTLDGGDYRSMLNIINNYFKPGPITPQNEPIAHRIVKPESGYIEPKQYGRAYVSGNFIVGSPEVTADNWNGGVQLENLPEAETKEFLATIKQPKPFSMPKFNIMSAEEAYDFVLTNVGATIPKRDAVDERVIKQVRTGKIEVKDGLENNIGKEYIKRRLPADSYKKGIITHPDQVGGYPTYKGKAYKDSDNDGIPDAWEKKYGLNPNDASDANKDANGDGYTNIEKYFNGIDPNTKVDWTKTENNTDTLSKLKSLLQ from the coding sequence ATGCAAAATATTTTTCCCAACTGTACTTTAAAGAGAACATTAATGGCTTTCTCATTTTGTTCCCTTGTTTCGTCGGCGTATGCCCAATATCCAGTAATTCCAAAACCTGTTCAGGAAAAAGCAGATGCTATTTTAGCTGATGAAGAAAAAAGATTGAGCGAAATATGGAATGCTAATTATCACATTATTAAAGAAGAAGCAAAACAAGGGAAACCGTATTTACCTTGGGCATTCTATCCAAAAGATTTTGTTTTTGCTGATATTCCTGCTTTTCCAGGTGCAGAAGGTGGTGGAGCTTACACACAAGGTGGACGTGGCGGAAAAATATTTGTAGTGACAAGTTTAGAAGACAGCGGAAAAGGAACTTTCCGTGAAGCTTGTGAAGCGGTAGGAGCAAGAACAATTGTTTTTAATGTTTCGGGAATTATTCAATTGAAAAAAAGAATCAGTATGCGTGCGCCTTACGTAACTATTGCAGGGCAAACCGCTCCGGGTGACGGAATCTGTATCGCCGGAGAAACTTTAGAAATCGACACGCACGACGTTATTATCAGACATATGCGTTTTCGCCGTGGCGCTACAGAAGTTACTAGAAGAGATGATGCATTGGGCGGAAACCCAATGGGAAATATCATTGTAGATCACTGTTCTGTAAGCTGGGGATTGGACGAAAATATTTCTTTATACAGACATCAATTTGCGGCTAATGCAAAATCAAAACTGGAGAAATTACCAGCTTGTAATATCACGATTCAAAACACTATTTCATCAGAAGGTTTAGATACTTATAATCATGCTTTTGGAAGTACAATCGGCGGATTAAATAGTACTTTTATGCGCAACTTATGGGCCGACAACATTTCAAGAAATGCTTCTATCGGAATGTATGGCGACTTTAATTTTGTGAATAACGTAGTATTTAATTGGTGGAATCGTACTCTTGATGGCGGTGATTATCGTTCGATGTTGAACATCATCAACAACTATTTTAAACCAGGGCCAATAACGCCACAAAACGAACCTATTGCACATAGAATCGTAAAACCTGAATCTGGATATATTGAACCAAAACAATACGGAAGAGCTTACGTTTCAGGAAACTTTATTGTAGGTTCTCCAGAAGTTACAGCAGACAACTGGAATGGAGGAGTACAATTGGAAAACCTTCCAGAAGCGGAAACAAAAGAATTTTTAGCGACAATTAAACAGCCAAAACCTTTTTCAATGCCAAAATTCAATATCATGTCGGCAGAAGAAGCTTATGATTTTGTTTTGACGAATGTTGGAGCAACAATTCCGAAAAGAGATGCTGTTGACGAAAGAGTCATCAAACAAGTTCGTACAGGAAAAATCGAAGTAAAAGATGGTTTAGAAAATAATATCGGAAAAGAATATATCAAAAGAAGATTACCAGCTGACTCATATAAAAAAGGAATTATAACGCATCCTGATCAAGTTGGCGGATATCCAACTTACAAAGGAAAAGCTTATAAAGATTCAGATAATGATGGAATTCCAGATGCTTGGGAGAAGAAATATGGCTTAAATCCTAACGATGCTTCAGATGCCAATAAAGATGCAAACGGAGATGGTTACACCAATATCGAAAAATATTTTAACGGAATCGATCCAAACACTAAAGTTGATTGGACGAAAACGGAAAACAATACAGATACATTGTCAAAATTAAAGTCTTTATTACAATAG
- a CDS encoding DUF6298 domain-containing protein, with translation MFRRQEEDATQKIQNAIDYVSSLKPDKSGFRGAVLLDKGTFKISGTLYIRKSGVVLRGSGNTENGTVLLGTGLEREALIRILGENDKVYKDSFEFANAYTPLGTQKIQLKNTSKLKVGEEIEISKPLTDNFIKEVKMQDFGGETSWIGWKKGDWTTTWNRVVTKINGNEVTVNAPITMSLDDVFGTSKVTVYSWQGRTENNGIENILIKSTYNSSNLKDEEHRWQAISIENTRNAWVKQVNFKHFAGGAVTILKTSQQITVEDCIATEPISEIASFRRHTFYTEGQQTLFQRCYSEFGYHDFAVGGFGTTGPNVFVQCESHLPFENSGAIGSWATGVLFDIANIDGKALSYNNREQGGRGAGWTAANSVIWESSASKVECYSPPTAQNWAFGVWGQFGGNGHWKNVNEHISPRSLFYTQLEARLGKLPVQPFIYDLGSEASSSPSVEVVAELTKNSATTAKSLQELIAEASKANPINTDIKGLKNANDLKVASNKTEKSTSKVTTENGWLTFEGKVIAGKQTNVAWWRGDLSDDFVNKSTPHITRFVPGRTGNGLTDKVQETVDYLTKNNIVALEHNYGLWYERRMDDHERVRRFDDDVWPPFYEQPFARSGKDFAWDHLSKYDLTKFNDWYWSRLAQFATLAEPNGQMLINQQYFQHNILEAGAHWASSPWRSANNINSTGFPEPPPYAGDKRIFMAEQFYDITNAERRKLHEGFIRKSFENFQENSNVIQLTSAEYTGPLHFMEFWLDQAQKWKDETGKKGLIGLSATKDVQDAILNDAKRNKTVDVIDIRYWYYKEDGSAYAPQGGVNLAPRQHARKLKTGKETDNQVYRAVREYREKYPEKVILYSTDGSSRFGWPALMAGASLPNIPKIELPQFYSALSEMKLVDGNTFSDNLWKLENKGKSYLFYVKKDQDITIDLSNEKGTFEVFAINATTGNITKKANVSGGKQMVIPQAEIKEKVLFLIKK, from the coding sequence TTGTTTCGCAGACAAGAAGAAGATGCAACACAGAAAATCCAAAATGCAATTGATTATGTAAGTTCTCTTAAACCAGATAAATCAGGGTTTCGTGGAGCAGTTTTGTTAGACAAAGGAACTTTCAAAATCAGTGGAACATTATACATTAGAAAATCGGGAGTTGTTTTAAGAGGAAGCGGTAATACCGAAAACGGAACTGTACTTTTAGGAACCGGATTAGAAAGAGAAGCTCTAATTAGAATTTTGGGTGAAAATGATAAAGTGTACAAAGATTCATTTGAATTCGCAAACGCTTACACGCCACTTGGAACACAGAAAATCCAATTAAAAAATACATCAAAATTAAAAGTTGGCGAGGAAATCGAAATCAGCAAACCTTTAACGGATAATTTCATTAAAGAGGTTAAAATGCAGGATTTCGGCGGAGAAACTTCTTGGATTGGCTGGAAAAAAGGGGATTGGACGACAACTTGGAATCGTGTTGTAACCAAAATCAACGGAAACGAAGTAACGGTAAATGCTCCAATCACAATGTCTTTAGATGATGTTTTCGGGACTTCTAAAGTAACTGTTTATTCTTGGCAAGGAAGAACTGAAAATAACGGAATTGAAAATATCTTAATTAAATCAACCTATAATTCTTCAAATTTAAAAGACGAAGAACATAGATGGCAGGCAATCAGCATTGAAAATACCAGAAATGCGTGGGTAAAACAAGTTAATTTCAAACACTTTGCAGGCGGAGCTGTTACGATTTTAAAAACAAGTCAGCAAATTACAGTTGAAGATTGTATTGCTACAGAACCAATTTCAGAAATCGCTTCATTCAGAAGACATACTTTTTATACCGAAGGTCAGCAGACTTTATTCCAGCGTTGTTACTCCGAATTTGGATATCATGATTTCGCCGTGGGCGGATTCGGAACAACTGGACCAAATGTGTTCGTACAATGCGAATCACATTTGCCATTCGAAAACAGTGGCGCAATCGGAAGCTGGGCAACTGGAGTTTTATTTGACATTGCTAATATCGACGGAAAAGCATTAAGCTATAACAACAGAGAACAAGGCGGAAGAGGCGCTGGATGGACAGCCGCTAATTCTGTAATCTGGGAATCATCGGCTTCAAAAGTTGAATGTTATAGTCCGCCAACAGCACAAAACTGGGCTTTTGGAGTTTGGGGACAATTTGGAGGAAACGGACATTGGAAAAACGTAAACGAACATATCAGTCCAAGAAGTTTATTCTACACACAACTAGAAGCTAGATTAGGAAAACTTCCAGTTCAGCCATTTATCTATGATTTAGGTTCAGAAGCTTCTTCAAGTCCGAGTGTAGAAGTTGTCGCAGAATTGACTAAAAACTCTGCTACAACGGCAAAAAGTTTACAAGAATTGATTGCAGAAGCTTCAAAAGCAAATCCGATTAATACAGACATTAAAGGTTTAAAAAATGCAAACGATTTAAAAGTTGCATCAAATAAAACAGAAAAATCAACTTCTAAAGTAACTACAGAAAATGGCTGGTTAACTTTTGAAGGAAAAGTAATTGCAGGAAAACAAACGAACGTAGCATGGTGGAGAGGCGATTTAAGTGATGATTTCGTTAACAAATCAACACCACATATTACTCGTTTTGTACCTGGAAGAACAGGAAACGGATTGACAGATAAAGTACAGGAAACAGTAGATTATTTGACTAAAAATAATATCGTTGCCTTAGAACACAATTACGGTTTATGGTACGAAAGAAGAATGGACGATCACGAACGCGTACGCCGATTTGATGACGATGTTTGGCCTCCATTTTACGAACAACCTTTCGCAAGAAGCGGAAAAGATTTCGCTTGGGATCATTTAAGTAAATATGATTTAACAAAATTCAACGATTGGTACTGGAGCCGTTTAGCGCAGTTTGCAACGCTGGCAGAACCAAACGGACAAATGTTAATCAATCAGCAATATTTTCAGCACAATATTTTAGAAGCTGGAGCGCATTGGGCAAGTTCGCCTTGGCGTTCAGCAAACAATATCAACAGCACGGGATTTCCGGAGCCACCACCATACGCAGGAGACAAACGTATTTTTATGGCGGAGCAGTTTTATGATATTACGAATGCCGAAAGAAGAAAATTACACGAAGGTTTCATCAGAAAATCGTTCGAAAACTTTCAGGAAAACAGCAACGTAATTCAGTTAACAAGTGCCGAGTATACAGGTCCGTTACATTTTATGGAATTCTGGTTAGACCAAGCCCAAAAATGGAAAGACGAAACAGGAAAAAAAGGCTTAATTGGATTAAGTGCTACAAAAGACGTTCAGGATGCTATTTTAAATGATGCTAAAAGAAATAAAACCGTTGACGTAATCGACATTCGTTATTGGTATTACAAAGAAGACGGTTCAGCTTACGCTCCACAAGGAGGCGTAAATTTAGCACCAAGACAGCACGCCAGAAAACTAAAAACCGGAAAAGAAACCGATAATCAAGTGTATCGTGCAGTTAGAGAATACAGAGAAAAATATCCTGAAAAAGTCATTTTATATTCAACAGACGGTTCTTCAAGATTTGGATGGCCGGCTTTAATGGCGGGAGCTTCATTGCCAAATATTCCAAAAATCGAATTGCCTCAGTTTTATTCTGCTTTAAGCGAAATGAAATTAGTTGATGGAAATACGTTTTCAGATAATCTTTGGAAACTGGAAAATAAGGGAAAAAGCTATCTTTTTTATGTAAAAAAAGACCAAGATATTACAATCGATTTATCAAACGAAAAAGGAACATTTGAAGTATTTGCAATTAATGCAACAACAGGAAATATAACGAAAAAAGCAAATGTCAGCGGAGGAAAACAAATGGTAATCCCACAAGCTGAAATAAAAGAAAAAGTACTTTTCTTAATTAAGAAATAG
- a CDS encoding glycoside hydrolase family 140 protein, which produces MNLKIKSLYALCISFMLTAQSGFSQSAKTKASLPEIKVSKNQHYFVTENEKPFFWLGDTGWLAFGKLDRVGIEKYFKDRKEKGFNVVQVMVLHNINAVNVYGDAALINEDVSKPLITAGNDFKDAKQYDYWDHVDYTLDVAQKNGIYVAMVPVWGTNVSKGNKVSKEQTTEYAQFLANRYKNRTNVIWLNGGDTHGNEFQDIWNAIGNTLKTNNPNQLVTFHPFGRTDSSENFHNEKWLDFNMFQSGHRRYDQDSIKTNFKEDNYKFVLRDFELKPTKPTLDGEPSYEGIPHGLHDTLQPKWTANDVRRYGYWSVLSGGAGYTYGHNAVMQMFRKGDKPAYGNKELWTSAINAPGAKQMVYIKKLMEEVPFLEGVPDVSLVVNQGEKYDYIPAIRGEKYALLYTYNGRIIEVKLGKIAGDKFEATWYNPRNGKKTKIGTFDNKGTQNFQPEGKKEDGNDWVLILKSK; this is translated from the coding sequence ATGAATCTGAAAATTAAATCTTTATACGCTCTTTGTATAAGCTTTATGTTGACAGCACAAAGCGGATTTTCGCAATCTGCCAAAACAAAAGCATCTCTGCCTGAAATCAAAGTATCTAAAAATCAGCATTATTTTGTAACCGAAAACGAAAAACCATTTTTCTGGCTTGGTGACACAGGCTGGCTAGCATTCGGGAAACTGGACAGAGTAGGAATTGAGAAATATTTTAAAGACAGAAAAGAGAAAGGATTTAATGTCGTTCAGGTAATGGTTTTGCACAACATCAATGCCGTTAACGTTTATGGCGATGCGGCTTTAATCAACGAAGACGTTTCAAAACCGTTGATTACGGCAGGAAATGATTTCAAAGATGCAAAGCAATACGATTACTGGGATCACGTAGATTACACTTTAGATGTAGCTCAGAAAAACGGAATTTATGTAGCGATGGTTCCAGTTTGGGGAACCAATGTTTCAAAAGGGAATAAAGTAAGCAAAGAACAGACAACAGAATACGCTCAGTTCTTGGCTAACCGATATAAAAACAGAACCAATGTAATTTGGTTAAACGGAGGAGATACACATGGAAACGAATTTCAGGATATCTGGAATGCTATCGGAAATACTTTAAAAACCAACAATCCAAACCAGTTAGTAACTTTCCACCCGTTCGGAAGAACCGATTCTTCAGAGAATTTCCACAACGAAAAATGGCTGGATTTCAATATGTTCCAATCAGGACACAGAAGATACGATCAGGATTCTATAAAAACGAATTTCAAAGAAGACAATTACAAGTTTGTACTAAGAGATTTCGAATTGAAACCAACGAAACCTACACTTGATGGAGAACCATCTTATGAAGGAATTCCACACGGTTTACACGATACTTTACAGCCAAAATGGACAGCAAACGATGTTCGCCGTTACGGATATTGGTCGGTTTTATCAGGCGGAGCAGGATACACATATGGGCACAATGCTGTAATGCAAATGTTCAGAAAAGGAGATAAACCAGCTTACGGAAACAAAGAATTATGGACATCAGCCATTAATGCGCCTGGAGCAAAGCAAATGGTTTATATTAAGAAATTAATGGAAGAAGTGCCATTTTTAGAAGGAGTTCCAGATGTTTCTTTAGTAGTTAACCAAGGCGAGAAATACGATTATATTCCAGCGATAAGAGGAGAAAAATACGCTTTATTATACACCTACAACGGAAGAATAATAGAAGTAAAACTAGGAAAAATTGCTGGTGATAAATTCGAAGCGACTTGGTACAATCCAAGAAATGGCAAAAAAACTAAAATCGGAACATTTGATAATAAAGGAACTCAAAATTTTCAGCCAGAAGGTAAAAAAGAAGATGGTAATGACTGGGTTTTGATTTTGAAGTCAAAGTAA
- a CDS encoding glycoside hydrolase family 28 protein, with translation MKNILIILCFITGLNTTFANDGWLNILNEGGNNKGIKCTQAIQNAIEKASKNGGGTIFFPAGEYLTGALTLRSNITIHLDSGALLKFSENFDDFLPYVEMRYEGIVMKSFQPLFYAKDVENITITGRGVIDGQGKAWWNEVYRIETAKEPLPPTKYQTMWEEQNKGLYTEPYYKRTVDKKFFRPSFFQAYNCKNILIEGVTFKNSPFWTINPEFCDNVTVTGISIFNPHSPNTDGINPSSCTNVHISNCHISVGDDCITIKSGRDGDGRKYGKATENVTITNCTMLSGHGGVVIGSEMSGGIKKITISNCVFDGTDRGIRIKSARGRGGVVEDIRVDNIVMKNIKEEAIVLSLFYDKGTTVEPVTEKTPIFRNIHMSNITASNVNKAGQILGITEMPIQNITFSNINMDGKEGFTISTATDVEFHDVKVNATIGSSFKISDSKNIILDNVGSSTPIKDVPVIKLDNVSNALINNNFPFNPTDIFIEADGKDTKNIFLKNNVLNNVTTKIKKGTSLDKKAITE, from the coding sequence ATGAAAAACATACTAATAATACTCTGCTTTATAACCGGATTAAACACCACTTTCGCAAACGACGGCTGGTTAAACATTCTAAACGAAGGCGGAAACAACAAAGGAATAAAATGTACTCAAGCCATTCAGAATGCTATAGAAAAAGCATCTAAAAACGGCGGAGGAACGATCTTTTTCCCTGCGGGAGAATATTTAACAGGAGCTTTAACATTAAGAAGCAACATTACGATTCATTTAGATTCGGGAGCGCTTTTAAAGTTCTCAGAGAACTTTGATGATTTTCTTCCTTACGTAGAAATGCGTTACGAAGGAATTGTAATGAAAAGTTTCCAACCATTATTTTATGCAAAAGACGTAGAAAATATTACCATCACAGGAAGAGGCGTAATCGACGGACAAGGAAAAGCATGGTGGAATGAAGTTTACCGAATCGAAACAGCCAAAGAACCGCTTCCTCCAACCAAGTATCAAACTATGTGGGAAGAACAAAACAAAGGCCTTTACACAGAACCATATTATAAAAGAACAGTTGATAAAAAATTCTTTAGACCTTCTTTCTTTCAGGCTTACAATTGCAAAAACATTTTGATTGAAGGCGTAACCTTTAAAAACTCGCCTTTCTGGACCATCAACCCAGAATTCTGTGATAATGTAACCGTTACCGGAATTTCAATTTTCAATCCACATTCACCAAATACAGACGGAATCAATCCTTCTTCTTGTACCAATGTTCACATTTCAAACTGCCATATCAGCGTTGGCGACGATTGCATCACGATCAAATCAGGAAGAGATGGTGATGGACGTAAATATGGGAAAGCGACAGAAAACGTTACCATCACAAACTGCACCATGTTAAGTGGTCATGGTGGAGTGGTTATTGGAAGTGAAATGTCAGGAGGAATCAAAAAAATCACAATATCCAACTGTGTTTTCGACGGAACAGATCGCGGAATCCGTATCAAATCGGCTCGCGGAAGAGGCGGTGTTGTAGAAGATATTCGTGTCGATAATATCGTAATGAAAAACATCAAAGAAGAAGCAATCGTTTTGAGCCTTTTCTACGATAAAGGAACTACAGTTGAACCTGTAACCGAGAAAACTCCGATTTTCAGAAATATTCACATGAGCAACATTACAGCTTCAAACGTAAACAAAGCCGGACAGATTCTTGGAATTACCGAAATGCCAATTCAAAACATTACGTTCTCCAACATCAATATGGACGGAAAAGAAGGTTTTACAATAAGTACAGCCACAGATGTTGAATTTCATGATGTAAAAGTAAATGCAACAATTGGTTCCTCTTTCAAAATATCAGATTCAAAAAATATTATTTTAGACAATGTTGGATCTTCAACACCAATAAAAGATGTTCCGGTTATCAAATTAGATAATGTTTCGAATGCGTTGATCAACAATAATTTTCCATTCAATCCAACTGATATTTTTATCGAGGCGGATGGGAAAGACACTAAAAACATTTTCTTGAAAAACAATGTTTTAAACAACGTAACAACGAAAATCAAAAAAGGCACTTCTTTAGATAAAAAAGCAATTACAGAATAA
- a CDS encoding glycoside hydrolase family 43 protein, whose product MKKIFIIVTLSLFAISYSQKKKDLYLFTSFREPATEGLYLAYSEDGYNWKGLEGSFLKPEIGASKIMRDPSITIGADGTYHMVWTTDWKGGNGFGYASSKDLIHWSEQQYIPVMKNEAEVVNVWAPEIFYDDVKKEYIIIWASTIPFRFPKGVEEEKNNHRMYYVTTKDFKTFSDTKLYYDSGFSVIDCVIVKKSKKDYVLVLKDNTRPMRNIKVAFGKSPLGPFEKPSKPLTEYLSEGPTVVKVGKNWLLYYDNYGSKNYKALSTTDFVHFEDVSSKISLPEGHKHGTITTISNEVLKGLIDRK is encoded by the coding sequence ATGAAAAAAATATTCATCATAGTAACCCTTTCACTTTTTGCGATTAGTTATTCGCAGAAAAAGAAAGATTTATATCTTTTTACGTCGTTTAGAGAACCTGCAACAGAAGGTTTATATTTGGCCTATAGCGAAGACGGTTACAATTGGAAAGGATTAGAAGGATCATTTTTAAAACCAGAAATCGGAGCCAGTAAAATCATGCGCGATCCGTCAATTACAATAGGAGCAGACGGAACCTATCACATGGTTTGGACAACTGACTGGAAAGGCGGAAACGGTTTTGGCTACGCAAGTTCAAAAGACTTAATTCATTGGTCAGAACAGCAGTATATACCCGTAATGAAAAACGAGGCAGAAGTGGTAAACGTTTGGGCGCCCGAAATTTTTTATGATGATGTGAAAAAAGAATACATAATTATCTGGGCATCGACAATTCCGTTTCGATTTCCAAAAGGAGTGGAAGAAGAGAAAAATAATCACAGAATGTATTACGTAACGACAAAAGATTTCAAAACGTTTTCGGATACAAAATTATATTACGATTCCGGTTTCAGTGTAATTGATTGTGTGATTGTCAAAAAAAGCAAAAAAGATTATGTTTTGGTTTTGAAAGACAATACAAGACCTATGCGAAACATAAAAGTAGCTTTCGGAAAATCGCCTTTAGGGCCGTTTGAAAAACCTTCAAAACCTCTAACCGAATATTTATCTGAAGGTCCAACAGTTGTGAAAGTCGGTAAAAACTGGTTATTGTATTATGATAATTATGGCTCAAAGAATTATAAAGCGTTAAGCACAACAGATTTTGTTCATTTTGAAGATGTATCATCCAAAATTAGCCTTCCAGAAGGACACAAACACGGAACGATTACAACAATTTCAAATGAAGTTTTAAAAGGATTAATTGATAGAAAATAA